From a region of the Aeoliella mucimassa genome:
- a CDS encoding DUF1580 domain-containing protein, whose amino-acid sequence MDEHIMTNRTTDPNRLIPLKALPNLLPKRGGKKIHYSTLYRWATKGARGRRLDTVMIGGIRFASLEALERFIGNPVLETPQEVDDLCGAIDSALDEAGL is encoded by the coding sequence ATGGACGAACATATCATGACAAATCGAACTACCGATCCGAATCGACTGATCCCACTAAAGGCGTTACCGAATCTCTTGCCCAAAAGAGGAGGCAAAAAGATTCACTATTCAACGCTCTATCGGTGGGCTACCAAAGGGGCTCGGGGCCGACGTTTGGATACCGTCATGATTGGGGGGATTCGTTTTGCTTCCCTGGAAGCACTGGAGCGGTTTATCGGCAATCCCGTCTTGGAAACACCCCAAGAAGTGGATGACCTGTGTGGTGCAATTGATTCTGCTCTCGACGAAGCAGGGCTCTAA